A portion of the Anas platyrhynchos isolate ZD024472 breed Pekin duck chromosome 26, IASCAAS_PekinDuck_T2T, whole genome shotgun sequence genome contains these proteins:
- the LOC139999472 gene encoding LOW QUALITY PROTEIN: dnaJ homolog subfamily A member 1-like (The sequence of the model RefSeq protein was modified relative to this genomic sequence to represent the inferred CDS: inserted 5 bases in 3 codons; deleted 2 bases in 1 codon), translating to MVKETGYYDLLGVRPAASLEEIKRAYRRLALRYHPDKNPSEGERFKQISQAYEVLSDAHKRALYDRGGERAMKEGGLGGRGGGGGGGFGTPMDIFDLFFGGGVRMRGRADRRGKTVVHQLSVSLEDLYNGATRKLSLQKNIICRKCGGCGVREGAQRRCPKCHGSGMEVRIHQLAPSMIQQIQTVCSQCQGQGEWIRPRDCCLTCNGRKVVREKKILSVHLDKGMKDGQKITFHEEGDQVPGWNRGTSSSSLDQKEHPIFRRSGDDLIVRREISLADALCGCRQVIRTLDNRTLLVASQARWGRGHLGDVIRPGDMKCVPNEGMPVYRSPFQKGKLILKFEVKFPTPGWLPXDRLRQLQALFPXQEEVMATEDTEEVELSDXAAHPGSGRRPYRQSSRGDDLEDGSRQHVQIPNLLA from the exons ATGGTGAAGGAGACGGGCTACTACGACCTGCTGGGGGTGCGCCCCGCCGCCAGCCTGGAGGAGATCAAGCGGGCGTACCGGCGCCTGGCGCTGCGCTACCACCCCGACAAAAACCCCAGCGAGGGCGAGCGG ttTAAGCAGATCTCGCAAGCCTACGAGGTGCTGTCGGACGCCCACAAACGGGCGCTCTACGACCGCGGAGGGGAGCGGGCGATGAAGgaggggggcctggggggccgggggggcggcggaggaggaggtttCGGGACCCCCATGGACATCTTCGACCTCTTCTTCGGCGGGGGAGTGAGGATGAGGGGCAGGGCGGACCGCAGAG GGAAGACGGTGGTGCACCAGCTCTCGGTGTCCCTGGAGGATTTGTACAACGGCGCCACGCGCAAGCTGTCCCTGCAGAAAAACATCATCTGTAGGAAATGcggag GTTGTGGGGTGCGGGAGGGGGCGCAGCGGCGCTGCCCCAAGTGCCACGGCTCGGGGATGGAGGTGCGCATCCACCAGTTGGCTCCCAGTATGATCCAGCAGATCCAGACCGTCTGCTCCCAGTGCCAGGGGCAGGGCGAGTGGATCCGGCCCCGCGACTGCTGCCTCACCTGCAACGGCCGCAAGGTCgtgagggagaagaaaatcctCAGCGTGCACCTGGACAAag gCATGAAGGACGGGCAGAAAATCACCTTCCACGAGGAAGGCGACCAAGTTCCCGGTTGGAACCGGGGGACATCATCATCGTCCCTGGATCAGAAGGAGCACCCGATTTTTCGGCGCAGCGGCGACGATTTGATCGTGCGGAGAGAAATCAGCCTGGCCGACGCGCTCTGCGGCTGCCGCCAGGTCATCCGCACCCTGGACAACAGGACCCTGCTGGTGGCCTCGCAGGCcaggtggggacggggacacctCG GTGACGTTATCCGGCCCGGGGACATGAAGTGTGTCCCCAACGAGGGGATGCCCGTCTACAGGAGCCCCTTCCAGAAGGGGAAGCTCATCCTCAAGTTTgag GTGAAGTTCCCGACCCCCGGCTGGCTCCC GGATCGCCTGCGGCAGCTGCAGGCCCTTTTCCC CCAGGAGGAGGTGATGGCCACGGAGGACACGGAGGAAGTGGAGCTCAGCG TAGCGGCGCACCCGGGGTCCGGCCGCCGACCCTACAGGCAG TCCTCCCGCGGGGACGACCTGGAGGACGGCTCCCGGCAGCACGTCCAGATCCCGAACCTCCTGGCCTGA